One genomic region from Labeo rohita strain BAU-BD-2019 chromosome 7, IGBB_LRoh.1.0, whole genome shotgun sequence encodes:
- the ankrd11 gene encoding ankyrin repeat domain-containing protein 11 isoform X1 produces the protein MPKGGGSKTPQLEDFPSNTDMVEKQGGKKDKDKGSSNKTPKLDHSDGVKEMKEKAPKRKLPFTVGANGDQKDSDSEKQGPERKRIKKEPTNTRKSGLPFGMGMPGIRAGYPLSERQQVALLMQMTAEESVNSPDTTPKHQSQSSLGQKGTPNSASKTKDKVNKRNERGETRLHRAAIRGEARRIKELINEGADVNVKDFAGWTALHEACNRGYYDVAKQLLAAGAEVNVKGLDDDTPLHDASNNGHLKVVKLLLRYGGDPCQSNRRGETPLKVANSQTMLNLLLGKGTYTSSEESSSADSSEEEDAPSFAPSSSVDGNNTDSEFEKGLKLKGKGMDPPKSTATPVKDEYEFDEDDEEERVPPVDDKHLLKKEFRKDPVSKTNNFISIPKMEVKTYSKSNSLTPKKAVRRILSDSNSSDEDDRALCFTPTTTPRQTAPQTNVKSRDSTSLSSKQQKDKSKVKKKRKEKTKNNVSKEVRFGKVNDKFCTSDSEIGDLESEDDKGSMQSANCVKDSSTLSLKDPSVFSSLSVSNSSSTHGSLSSQKHTQSLAEQHPKQWRTDGWKTVSSPTWSDVSSLSDSVRTRLSSESDYSSADSSIESVKQVKKKVQDNRKKNNTHTNAVDKKNSEFYKNSNADGAISKTDKDGKVLKKHKVKHKKPKEKDKAPSVVLSQDMNEKFVKSFSFDFDDTRQKSLIVETESPSENRVKLSKHEKDHFKKEDRLSKGKSEDKDWPGKETQRVIKEERSKKTKESNKEKVSKEEREKPLKAEKERSIKDKDKAKEEKQKAHKDDKKKKSKDKSLKIDKKNEQKEDKHFKSEKSLKEEKEKSKRDKNIKEEPDYEDYDLKNHLLEDTKMSASDDPHDRWQSDMSSDSSLYGDDSWDAPVKEYKANNAVKLIVETVKEENRDRKKENKVKDKKPDHGEKRPEKETASKKKDKESSEKNTEKKKDWTDKQKFNSGQSLEKEKKRKESAEGVKEKKEKDSVDGSRDRKDSYEFTKERKDSKTKQESMRDDYGSEAFFKDKPENETTCKSDPRERNHSGKEREKKMDSVEKKEKSKGEKHKDKPKDRNLDQEKEKPEKNSIDKSMKEKDPERASKDKRDGVKEKHKDSHSKEKERKMSSEQNKDKKEKTSQDKHADREKDFLEFKKEERKPEKVREKTWYTIADIFTDESEDEDDNYNGGVAKFSDSLGLSDSHRKDSTPDRDEMDNFQTDKHKKYSEGKTHSTEKQKDKEHKDKKKEKAAFDAGKERKASMEKHKDKKDKDSADSKHKERKDRASVDSNQDKKSKQKLLDKRDVSEEKGKNKYKDKTEHLKERKFSKGSGENEKSLLEKLEEEAMNDYKDDSNDRNSEISSDSFTDRGHEPVLSSYYDSSNISIPDISEERRESLSISNPQDKFREKERHRHSSSSSSKKSHDKEKDKVKKEKGEKKDKSEEIRESYGRRESLPFDKEPMPLEADPYTFPYSSKADGEDDLEKTLEFEKEMSKKDKTNNVMNSEKIKDKKKKEKHKEKVKEEKHKYSDGFSSFRHSKEEQKSGLKENTQVTSLKEKSKEDSSKFDGKNKERIKDIMDKDRTDVKAKVKDENDKFSQSKETARKDNRPREKLLVDGDLRLTSFGKMLSLKDQEIEERHKKHKERMKQMEKLRHRSGDPKLKDKTKSNEELKKNRSELSKKSASVETALKEKKIKDIGLPTQMMSPDRKPQPMDSQNSKDWLAGHQMKESLPASPRPDQNRPTGVPTPTSVISCPSYEEVMQTPRTPSCSAEDYPDIMFEGLECQNSSATTMSMNACSPSFFDRYSNSSSSFQEGTCITPAKNMQLPLVSRSVNSDVRRPLELEFKVEADKLRPQHIAEGTAFESSASQLTEDKMAADRLNCISSAFCLSPIDIMSPRPDPSQHDNVPDEASTVNSINDGSEHSGSVFNNYLMKPSTPVHRPDPQEPCLDIAAPPTPAPAALPPMDIDDLSEPHQSGPGLTPAHPVSGSDYLPPVVEEQEDDEEEEDDDFVEDAGEAHHAADETIQSRNDPTYSLGIEESDKKPWLECPDRRDPDVLPITPTHLQDNYMDNPCDQSLGWNSEELMKSPHESYREVEAAVSKISSPYSHSDCDMQHIPSVMPVTPPHSAYSTAYCPSQISDSHYEVHKDTVEDIQSPERPETEALELESSRLETFFTDCKPNPEEAQMDLEPPCMMKDNGQESPTYAAENSMSVAPPVSQEPVVSWADPFSGAADELDDMGSFSIPDLPFQEKEMQDPDITAPDTAESKHPPSQTRPPVIETSENEIIDVELPSLSKAPCSPAVVPPTEPVQDLIPPISDNGYRPQCELEPEAQNIPDVPPMQETIPEEREAFEEVNENNTNLFSTESEKDHEYRPKEPTPDTMMPSVMVQCLDLPATTKPLSLVQNPVVALGPSCSPHPSVQVPTVLAPSSTQVSEALETTAKLSVTIPVSEAPKKVEEIPQRMTRKKAQMLANQNKQSAALSSSSITCSVSSSSITTSVTTSCVTVEKEKEPISSTTAQTSAPPLVSKTKGRPVEDDDNQAQHPRKRKFPKSGQQQVQVQLVNTAMKQTREMIQQTLAVIVNAIKLDEIEPYHSDRSNPYFEYLQIRKKIEEKRKILCYITPQAPQCYAEYVTYTGSYLLDGKPLSKLHIPVIAPPPSLSEPLKELFRQQEAVRGKLRLQHSIEREKLIVSCEQEVLRVHCRAARTIANQAVPFSACTMLLDSEVYNMPSESQGDENKSVRDRFNARQFISWIQDVDDKYDRMKTCLLMRQQHEAAALNAVQRMEWQLKVQELDPAGHKSLCVNEVPSFYVPMVDVNDDFVLLPA, from the exons GATAAAGACAAAGGCTCGTCAAACAAGACTCCTAAATTGGACCACAGCGATGGTGTCAAAGAGATGAAAGAGAAAGCTCCTAAGAGGAAGCTGCCCTTCACCGTCGGAGCCAATGGAGATCAGAAAGATTCTGACTCGG AAAAACAAGGTCCAGAGCGGAAGCGCATTAAAAAAGAGCCCACTAACACCAGGAAGTCAGGTCTGCCATTTGGGATGGGCATGCCAGGGATCCGGGCCGGGTACCCCCTCTCAGAGCGGCAGCAGGTGGCTCTTCTCATGCAGATGACGGCGGAGGAGTCCGTAAACAGTCCAG ACACAACACCAAAGCACCAGTCGCAGTCAAGTCTGGGTCAGAAGGGAACACCAAACTCTGCCTCAAAAACCAAAGACAAAGTTAACAAGCGGAATGAGAGGGGTGAGACGCGGCTGCACCGGGCAGCCATACGCGGGGAGGCACGCCGGATAAAGGAGCTCATCAACGAGGGGGCTGACGTGAATGTAAAAGACTTTGCAG GCTGGACCGCACTGCATGAGGCGTGTAACAGAGGGTATTACGATGTGGCCAAGCAGCTGCTGGCAGCCGGGGCTGAGGTTAACGTCAAGGGCCTGGATGATGACACGCCTCTACATGATGCGTCTAACAATGGCCATCTCAAA GTTGTGAAGCTGCTTTTACGATATGGAGGGGATCCTTGTCAAAGCAACAGAAGAGGAGAGACTCCGTTAAAAGTGGCAAATTCACAAACAATGCTTAATCTGTTGCTGGGAAAAGGCACTTACACCTCCAGTGAGGAGAGTTCCTCAG CAGATTCTTCTGAAGAGGAAGATGCCCCATCGTTTGCCCCATCCAGCTCTGTTGATGGCAATAATACAGACTCAGAGTTTGAGAAGGGCTTAAAGTTAAAAGGGAAGGGCATGGACCCACCCAAATCCACCGCCACTCCTGTCAAGGACGAGTACGAGTTCGACGAGGATGATGAGGAGGAGCGTGTCCCGCCTGTGGACGACAAGCATCTGCTCAAGAAAGAGTTCCGCAAGGATCCCGTCAGCAAGACAAACAACTTTATCTCCATACCCAAGATGGAGGTTAAAACCTATTCCAAAAGCAACTCGCTAACACCAAAGAAGGCTGTGCGCAGGATCCTGTCGGACAGCAACAGCTCGGACGAGGACGACAGGGCATTGTGTTTCACACCCACGACCACACCAAGGCAAACGGCACCTCAGACCAATGTCAAGAGCCGGGACTCGACGTCGCTGAGCTCCAAGCAGCAAAAAGACAAAAGTAAAGTCAAGAAAAAGAGGAAGGAGAAGACAAAAAATAACGTTAGTAAGGAGGTGCGCTTTGGTAAAGTGAACGACAAGTTTTGCACCTCAGATTCTGAGATCGGGGACCTGGAGAGTGAGGATGATAAAGGATCCATGCAGAGTGCAAATTGTGTAAAGGACTCTTCTACGTTGAGCCTCAAAGACCCCTCTGTTTTTAGTTCTTTGTCCGTCTCGAATTCATCCTCCACGCATGGGAGTCTGAGCTCTCAGAAACATACACAGTCTCTGGCAGAGCAGCACCCAAAGCAGTGGAGGACAGACGGCTGGAAGACTGTGTCCTCTCCAACGTGGTCTGATGTCAGCTCCCTCTCGGACTCAGTCAGAACAAGGCTTTCCAGTGAGTCAGACTACTCTTCTGCTGACTCCAGCATCGAGTCTGTGAAACAGGTGAAAAAGAAAGTGCAAGataacagaaagaaaaacaacacacacaccaaTGCGGTGGACAAAAAGAACTCTGAGTTTTACAAGAACTCGAACGCGGATGGGGCCATTTCTAAAACAGACAAAGATGGAAAAGTGTTAAAGAAACACAAAGTGAAACACAAAAAACCTAAGGAAAAGGATAAGGCTCCAAGTGTTGTGTTGAGTCAAGACATGAACGAAAAGTTTGTCAAGAGCTTTTCTTTTGACTTTGACGATACACGGCAGAAGTCGCTCATCGTTGAGACAGAGTCGCCTTCTGAAAATAGGGTCAAACTTTCCAAACATGAGAAAGATCATTTTAAGAAGGAGGACAGACTGTCTAAGGGCAAATCAGAAGACAAGGACTGGCCAGGTAAAGAAACTCAAAGGGTGATCAAGGAGGAGAGGTCAAAGAAGACAAAGGAGTCCAACAAGGAAAAGGTGAGCAAAGAGGAGAGGGAAAAACCTTTGAAGGCCGAGAAGGAGAGGAGCATTAAAGACAAAGACAAGGCGAAAGAGGAGAAGCAGAAAGCCCATAAAGAcgataaaaagaaaaagtctaAGGACAAATCTcttaaaattgacaaaaagaatgagcaaaaagaagacaaacattttaaatctgaGAAAAGCCTAAAAGAAGAAAAGGAAAAGTCTAAGAGGGATAAGAACATCAAGGAAGAACCTGATTATGAAGACTACGACTTAAAAAATCACCTACTAGAGGACACCAAGATGAGCGCTTCCGATGACCCCCATGATCGGTGGCAGTCAGACATGTCTTCTGACAGTTCGCTTTATGGAGATGATAGCTGGGACGCTCCTGTAAAAGAATACAAAGCAAATAATGCAGTCAAGTTAATTGTAGAAACGGTGAAGGAGGAAAACAGGGacagaaaaaaggaaaataaggTCAAAGATAAAAAGCCAGATCATGGAGAAAAACGCCCCGAAAAGGAAACCGCATCAAAGAAGAAAGACAAGGAATCCTCTGAAAAGaacactgaaaagaaaaaagactggacagacaaacagaagTTTAATTCTGGTCAGTCACTAGAAAAAGAGAAGAAACGAAAAGAATCAGCAGAGGGTGTCAAAGAGAAGAAAGAGAAGGATTCTGTGGATGGCAGCAGAGACAGGAAAGATTCCTATGAGTTCACTAAAGAGAGGAAAgactccaaaacaaaacaagaatctATGAGAGATGACTACGGGAGTGAGGCCTTCTTTAAAGACAAACCAGAGAATGAAACCACTTGTAAATCTGACCCCAGGGAGAGGAACCACTCTGGAAAGGAAAGGGAGAAGAAAATGGATTCTGTGGAAAAGAAAGAGAAGTCCAAAGGAGAAAAACACAAGGACAAGCCTAAGGACAGAAATTTGGACCAGGAAAAAGAGAAGCCTGAGAAAAACTCAATTGATAAATCCATGAAAGAGAAAGATCCAGAGAGGGCCTCCAAAGACAAGCGAGATGGGGTTAAAGAAAAGCATAAAGACTCTCAtagcaaagaaaaagaaaggaagatgTCAtcagaacagaataaagataAGAAGGAAAAGACATCCCAGGACAAGCATGCTGATAGAGAAAAAGATTTCTTGGAGTTTAAGAAGGAAGAGCGAAAACCTGAAAAGGTGAGAGAGAAGACATGGTATACAATTGCGGATATCTTTACAGACGAGAGCGAGGACGAAGATGACAATTACAACGGGGGTGTTGCAAAATTTAGTGACTCTCTTGGACTGTCAGATTCGCACAGGAAAGATTCCACACCTGACAGAGATGAAATGGATAATTTCCAAACAGATAAACATAAGAAATACTCTGAGGGCAAAACACATTCCACGGAAAAACAAAAGGATAAGGAACATAAAGATAAGAAAAAAGAGAAGGCAGCATTTGATgctggaaaagaaagaaaagcctCCATGGAAAAACACAAAGATAAAAAGGACAAAGATTCAGCCGACTCAAAACACAAGGAACGTAAGGACAGAGCTTCTGTGGATTCCAACCAAGACAAGAAAAGCAAGCAGAAACTTCTTGACAAGAGAGACGTCAGTGAAGAAAagggcaaaaataaatacaaagacaAGACGGAGCACTTAAAAGAACGGAAATTTTCAAAGGGGagtggagaaaatgagaaatccTTGTTGGAGAAACTTGAGGAGGAGGCAATGAATGATTATAAAGATGATTCCAATGATAGAAATAGTGAAATTTCATCAGACAGTTTCACGGACAGGGGTCATGAGCCTGTTCTAAGCAGCTACTATGATTCCTCCAACATCAGCATACCTGACATATCCGAAGAAAGAAGAGAGTCACTGTCCATCTCGAATCCACAGGACAAGTTCCGAGAGAAGGAGAGGCATAGACATTCATCGTCCTCATCATCTAAAAAGAGTCATGACAAGGAAAAGGACAAAGTCAAGAAAGAAAAGGGGGAGAAAAAAGACAAGTCCGAGGAGATCAGAGAATCCTATGGCCGCCGAGAAAGCTTGCCCTTTGACAAAGAGCCCATGCCTTTGGAGGCTGACCCTTACACTTTTCCGTACAGTTCCAAAGCTGATGGTGAGGATGACTTGGAAAAAACTCTGGAGTTTGAGAAGGAGATGTCCAAAAAGGACAAGACAAATAATGTCATGAACAGTgagaaaataaaagacaaaaagaagaAGGAGAAACACAAGGAAAAAGTGAAAGAAGAAAAGCATAAATATTCAGATGGTTTCAGCTCCTTCAGGCACTCAAAGGAGGAACAGAAATCTGGACTAAAGGAGAACACTCAAGTCACAAGTCTCAAAGAGAAATCTAAGGAAGACAGTTCTAAATTTGATGGGAAAAATAAGGAGAGAATTAAAGATATCATGGATAAAGATAGAACAGACGTCAAGGCAAAGGTCAAAGACGAGAATGACAAATTCAGCCAGTCAAAAGAGACAGCTCGAAAGGACAACCGCCCTCGTGAAAAGCTTTTGGTGGATGGTGATCTCAGACTAACAAGTTTTGGCAAAATGCTCAGTTTAAAAGATCAGGAGATTGAAGAGCGCCATAAGAAACACAAAGAGAGAATGAAACAGATGGAAAAACTGAGGCATCGATCCGGCGACCCAAAACTCAAAGATAAAACAAAGTCAAATGAAGAGCTGAAGAAGAACCGTAGTGAGCTCTCCAAAAAATCGGCTTCCGTGGAAACTGCtttgaaagagaaaaagataAAAGACATCGGCCTTCCAACCCAAATGATGTCGCCCGATAGAAAACCACAACCTATGGACAGTCAGAACTCAAAAGACTGGCTTGCCGGCCACCAAATGAAGGAAAGTCTTCCTGCATCTCCACGGCCTGACCAGAACAGACCAACAGGTGTCCCCACCCCAACGTCTGTGATCTCGTGTCCAAGCTATGAGGAAGTCATGCAAACTCCACGCACTCCATCCTGCAGTGCAGAGGACTATCCTGATATCATGTTTGAGGGTCTTGAGTGTCAGAATTCCTCGGCTACAACCATGTCCATGAATGCCTGCTCTCCTTCATTCTTTGATAGATATTCTAACTCTTCAAGTAGCTTCCAAGAGGGAACATGCATAACACCAGCAAAGAACATGCAGTTACCCCTTGTGAGTCGGTCTGTCAACTCTGATGTCAGAAGACCACTTGAGTTGGAGTTCAAAGTAGAGGCAGACAAGTTAAGACCGCAACATATAGCAGAAGGCACAGCGTTTGAGTCTTCAGCCTCACAACTTACAGAGGACAAGATGGCAGCTGACAGACTTAATTGCATTTCCTCTGCGTTCTGTTTATCACCCATCGACATCATGTCTCCCAGGCCTGACCCGTCGCAACACGATAACGTACCAGATGAAGCATCTACTGTaaattccatcaatgatggcagTGAACACTCAGGGAGTGTCTTTAACAACTATCTCATGAAGCCCTCAACTCCAGTTCATAGACCCGACCCCCAGGAGCCTTGTCTGGATATAGCTGCTCCCCCAACTCCAGCCCCTGCTGCCCTGCCTCCCATGGATATTGACGACCTTTCAGAGCCACACCAAAGTGGACCTGGTCTGACGCCAGCTCACCCTGTTAGTGGGAGTGACTACTTGCCTCCTGTTGTTGAAGAGCAAGAAgatgatgaggaggaggaagatgaTGATTTTGTTGAGGATGCTGGAGAAGCTCACCATGCTGCAGACGAGACCATCCAGTCCAGAAACGATCCCACTTACTCGCTCGGGATTGAGGAATCTGACAAAAAGCCTTGGCTTGAATGTCCAGATAGAAGAGATCCTGATGTACTTCCTATAACACCAACCCATCTGCAAGACAATTACATGGACAACCCATGTGATCAGTCCTTAGGCTGGAATTCAGAAGAGCTCATGAAATCACCTCATGAGAGCTACAGAGAGGTCGAGGCAGCTGTCTCAAAGATTAGCAGTCCCTATTCGCACTCCGATTGTGATATGCAGCATATCCCAAGTGTAATGCCTGTGACACCACCTCACTCTGCTTACTCTACAGCATACTGTCCGTCACAAATATCTGACTCTCATTATGAGGTCCACAAAGACACAGTGGAAGACATTCAATCGCCAGAAAGACCTGAAACCGAGGCACTGGAGTTAGAATCATCTCGGCTAGAAACTTTCTTCACTGATTGCAAACCAAATCCTGAAGAAGCTCAGATGGACCTAGAGCCCCCGTGTATGATGAAAGACAATGGACAAGAGTCCCCCACCTATGCTGCAGAGAACAGCATGTCTGTAGCCCCGCCAGTCAGCCAAGAACCTGTTGTTTCATGGGCAGATCCATTCTCTGGTGCAGCTGATGAATTGGATGACATGGGTTCCTTCTCTATACCGGACCTTCCTTTTCAAGAGAAGGAGATGCAGGACCCTGATATTACAGCTCCGGACACTGCAGAGAGCAAACATCCACCTTCTCAGACAAGACCTCCAGTCATCGAGACAAGCGAAAATGAAATAATCGATGTTGAACTCCCTAGTTTGTCCAAAGCTCCTTGTTCTCCTGCAGTTGTGCCTCCAACTGAACCCGTTCAGGATTTGATTCCTCCAATAAGCGACAATGGCTACAGGCCGCAGTGTGAGTTGGAGCCGGAGGCTCAGAACATCCCAGATGTTCCTCCCATGCAAGAAACAATTCCAGAGGAGAGGGAAGCATTTGAAGAAGTGAATGAAAACAACACTAATTTGTTTTCCACAGAAAGTGAAAAGGACCATGAATACAGGCCAAAAGAACCAACCCCAGATACCATGATGCCATCTGTTATGGTACAATGTTTGGATCTACCAGCCACCACAAAACCACTTTCATTAGTACAAAATCCTGTGGTGGCTTTGGGTCCCTCATGTAGCCCTCATCCTTCTGTTCAGGTTCCAACCGTCTTGGCGCCTAGCAGCACCCAAGTATCGGAGGCTCTCGAAACAACCGCCAAGTTATCAGTCACTATACCAGTGTCCGAGGCACCCAAGAAAGTTGAGGAAATACCTCAGAGGATGACCCGGAAAAAGGCTCAGATGCTGGCCAATCAGAACAAGCAGAGTGCCGCGCTAAGCTCATCAAGCATCACATGTTCGGTATCCTCTTCATCAatcaccacaagtgtgactacCTCTTGTGTCACTgtagaaaaagagaaagagccCATCAGCTCAACCACAGCTCAAACATCTGCTCCGCCGCTCGTCAGCAAAACAAAAGGCAGGCCTGTTGAGGATGACGACAACCAGGCCCAACATCCACGCAAGAGGAAGTTTCCAAAATCAGGCCAGCAGCAGGTGCAGGTTCAGCTTGTGAACACAGCAATGAAGCAGACTCGGGAGATGATCCAGCAGACGCTGGCAGTCATTGTGAATGCCATCAAGTTGGATGAAATAGAGCCATACCACAGTGACCGTTCCAACCCCTATTTCGAGTACCTTCAGATCCGCAAGAAAATTGAGGAGAAGCGGAAGATTCTATGTTACATAACACCTCAAGCTCCCCAGTGTTACGCAGAGTATGTGACATACACAGGCTCCTATCTACTTGATGGCAAGCCTTTGAGCAAGCTTCATATTCCtgtg ATTGCTCCACCCCCATCTTTGTCGGAGCCCCTAAAGGAGCTGTTCAGACAACAAGAGGCAGTGAGAGGAAAACTAAGACTGCAGCACAGCATCGAGAGG GAGAAGCTGATAGTATCTTGTGAGCAAGAAGTGCTGCGTGTTCATTGCAGAGCAGCAAGAACGATCGCAAATCAGGCTGTTCCTTTCAGCGCTTGCACAATGCTGCTGGATTCAGAAGTCTACAACATGCCATCAGAAAGCCAg GGGGATGAAAACAAGTCTGTGAGAGATCGCTTCAATGCTCGGCAGTTTATCTCCTGGATTCAAGATGTGGATGATAAGTACGACCGCATGAAG ACGTGTTTGCTAATGCGGCAGCAGCATGAGGCCGCCGCTCTGAATGCGGTGCAGAGAATGGAGTGGCAACTCAAGGTACAGGAGCTGGACCCTGCAGGACACAAATCTCTGTGTGTGAACGAGGTCCCCTCCTTCTACGTGCCAATGGTCGACGTCAACGACGACTTTGTACTGTTGCCTGCGTGA